Part of the Candidatus Diapherotrites archaeon genome is shown below.
GGAAGCACAGATAACACAAAAAATATTATCAGAGAAAAATACGGGAAAAACAAAAAAATAAAATTAATTGAACAAAGTCATGCGGGTCCTGCGAAAGCAAGGAATTTGGGAGCAAAAAAAGCCGGGGGAGAAATTTTAGTTTTTACTGATTCTGATTGTGAAGCTGAAAGTAACTGGCTCAAGGAAATATTAAAACCTTTTAAAAACAAAAATATTGCTGGCGTTCAGGGAGCCTATAAAACAAAACAGGACTGCATAATAGCAAGATATGTTCAAATAGAAATTGAGGACAGGTACGAAAAAATGAGAAAAGAAAAATTTGTTGATTGGATTGGAAGTTATGCGGCAGCATATAAGAAAGATATATTTATTAAATTAGGGGGGTTTGATGAAAACTTTCCTTCAGCCAGCGGGGAAGACCCCGACATAAGTTATAAGATGCAAGAAAGAAAATTAAACCTAGTTTTTAATCAGGAGGCCATAGTATATCATAAGCATCCGGAGAGCCTATTTTATTACTTGAAAGTAAAATTTTACAGAGCTTTTTACAGAATTCCGCTGTACAATAAACATAAACAAAAAATTGTGAAAGATTCTTATACGCCCAAAATTATGAAATTTCAAATAGGAATGGTTTATGGAATATTTTTATTTTCAATATTGAGTGCATTTAATATACTTTATGCAGAAATAAATGCTGTTTTGTTATTGATTTACATTATCTCCTTATTTCCTTTCACTGTTTTTTCATTAAAGAAGGATTTAAAAGTTGGAATAATAAGCCCATTTATTGTAAGCCTTAGGAATATTGTATTTTGTTTTGGATTAATTGCTGGCATTCTTGGGGTAGAAAAATGAAAGTATTACATATAAGCAATCGTTTCTGGCCATGCATTGGGGGGGTAGAAAAGGTAGTAGAGCAGATTTGCCTTGGATTAAAAAAGCAAGGCATTCAAGCAGAAGTGTTGTGCTTAAACAAGTGTGGTCAAGGACAAAAAAAATTAAAAGACTTTGAAACATTTAAGGGAATAAAAATTCACAGAATTAATTTCATTGAACTTAAATATTATAAGATAGCGCCGCAAGCACTTAATTTTGTAAAAGACTATGATATATTACATATTCATGGTTTAGGTTTTTTCCTTGATTTCTTAGTTTTGACAAAGTATTTACACAAGAAAAAAATTGTTTTGCACACCCATGGCGGAATTTTCCATACAAAAAAAATAATGACTTTAAAGAAATTTTATTTTAATTTTTGGGTTAAACAATTATTGAAAAAAGCAGACAGGGTGATTGCAGTTAGCAAAAATGACTATGATCTTTTTGAAAAAATTACCCGAAGAAAAAAAATGACTTTAATCGAGAATGGAATTGATTTTGATTTTTGGGCAAAAACAGAAAATAAAAAACATAACGGCATTAATTTTATTTTCGTGGGCAGAATTTCAAAAAATAAACAAATCGATTTATTAATAAAAGCTATTAGTGAATTAAAAAAATTAAGCCCGCATACAAAGTTCAAGTTAGTCATAGTTGGAGAGGATTGGGGTGCCCTAAAAAAAGGTCTGACAGAATTAAGGAATCAGCTGGGGCTGGAAAAAGAAGTTAAATTTCTCGGCGGAAAAACTGATAAAGAAATAAGAAAAATATATTCTGAAGGAGACTTTCTTGTCTCAGCAAGTGCTTATGAAGGCTTTGGTTTAAGTGTTTTAGAAGGGATGACCGCAGGGCTAATACCAATTGTGAACAACATCGGAAGTTTCAATTATATTATAAAGAATAAAAAAAATGGTTTTATTGTTGATTTCAAAAATCCAAAAGAAACAGCAAGAAAAATTTTAAGAATAATTAAAATCAAGAACAGAGAAGCAATAAAAAAAAAAGCAAAAGAAAAAGCCAGCCATGCTAGATGGGAAAATAAGATCAAACAATTAATTGATATTTATAAATTGGTTTAATCTATGTCTACAGAAAAACTCATTATAAAAAATAGCTTAATTGTTATTTCAAATACGTTGTTTACCAATTTTATTGCTTTCCTAACAACATTAATCTTCATTAGATTTTTAGGTGTTACAGAATTCGGTATGCTTACTCTGGCTTTGTCTGCCATTTCTTTGATCGAGATGATCATTGATTTTGGTATAAGCGGCGTCCTAATTTCAGATATTGCTGTAGAAATTGGTAAAAAAAAATATGGAGCGGTAAAATCACTAATTTTAAGATTTTCCCAGATGCAATTACTGCTTGCGGGGATATTATTTTTAATTACTTTTTTATTTTCATCAGATTTAGCAGGATTTTTTCCAGTAATCCAAAATATTACCACTATTTTAAAGTTAATTTCTTTTATGCTTCTAATTTTTGCAGTTAAAAATATTTTTATTGTATGTTTTAATTCTCATTCTAAGTTTAATTACTTAACTTTACTTCAAAGTGGGGATTCTTTAAGCCGCCTTGGTCTAATATGCATCTTTTTTTTCATATTTCACATTCGAACAATTGAGTTTGTAATTCTTGCATATATTATTGCCGGGCTGGTTAGCATTTTTATTTCAGCACCATTTTTTATTAAAACTCTTTATTATTTAAAAAATACCCCTAGAATAAAAGCAAATCTATTCATTAATTTAATTAAAGGCCACGGAAAATACAATGTTATCATTGGGCAAATAAAAAACTTGCAGGTTAACTTGCCTTACTGGATAATAAACTTAATATTAGGTATAAATGCGGTGGCTATATATTCCACAGCGGTTAAATTACAGTATTTTTTCTTGATTATAATTGATGCAATCGATATGATTTTTGCCCCTCTTATAGCATCAATAATAACCACAAAAGAAAAAGTTAAGATAATTTATAAGAAAATTTCAAAATACGGCTTATGGCTCTCAATTTTAATGCTTATACTCGCATTTACCGTAGTGCCAACTGCAGCAATAATATTTTTTGGTTCAAAATATATTGAAAGCATTCCTGTTTTTTTAATTTTAATTTTAATTTTACCGTTTGGGGCTATAAATATTTCAATCAGGCCGATTTACTTTGCTTATAAAGAACAAAAAACCCTCACAAAAGTCTATATTTTTTCATTACTTTTAATGCTTTTTTTGATGTATATTTTTATAATTCCTTTTGGGTTAATAGGAATTGCAATTGGATATCTGGTTGCCACTTCCCTCGATTTTTTGATTAGGAGGCACATTTTAAAAATCAAATATTTAATCTCTATTGATACAAAAGAGTTTTTTAGATTCGATAAGTATGACTCAAAAATATTGAAAAAAGTAATCAATAAAATAACGATAAGGTCAATGTTTAGTAAAAATAAATAAGGTTCAATAAAATGGAAGAAGAAATAGGTAAAATTATTTTTTGGCTTAATACAATGGAACAGAAAAAAGGTTATGGTGGTCCAGTAGTGCACTACTGGCAAGATTCATTAAATTATATAGGGCCTGGAATTGACTGGAGATATGAAGGATTAATCAATTCATACATAACCTTACTCAAAAAAACTGGCGACCAGCAGTTTTTTAAATTAGCAATTAGAGGAGGCAACCATATAATATCAAGTCAGCTTGATAACGGGAACTTCTTGAATTCAGGATTCGAAGCTAATCCGGTCCTTGGAGGGGGGGCAATCCCGCATGAAACAGCTGTTTGTTTGGCTTTAGTAGATTTAATAAAATTATTAAAAGAAAATAAGTTTAATTGGGATAAGTATTTTGAAGTCCTGACAAAAAATATTGAGTTATATCATTTCAATCAATTATTTGATAAAAAAACTGGCTTATTTTTTCAATATAAAAAAAAGTATGCCTTAAAAAATAAAGGTGTTTTTGTTCCAAACAAAATAGCAACTATAATAGAACTATTGCTTGAAATGCATGAATTAACAAAAAATAAACTTTATTTAAAATTGGCAATAAAAAACGGGAATTTTATAATATCACAACAAAATGAAGAAGAATTTGCGGGGGGTATTTATCAAACTGAATTAAAGGAAAAAATTATTACATATTATACTGCTCGCTGCATTCCAGCCCTCTTAAAATTATTTGACAAAACAAAAGATCAAAAGTATGTAGATTCAGCCATTAATGCTATTAAATTTATTAAAAAAATGGAAAATGAAGATGGTGGCTTTTGTTTTGGATATCAAAAAAAAGATGATGAGTTTAAGTTATACAAATACCCTATTTTTGTTGCTGGGGCTGGCGATATTCTTAGGTCAATAAAATTAACAGAAAAATACGAAAAGTATAACATAAAAAAACATATTAATTGGCTAATGAAAAATATTGATTTAAATGGAGGGATAAGAACGAGTATTGGAATGAACTTAAAAAATAAGAAAACTAACAAACAAACTAAGCTTAGCTGGAAAGATGTAATTCATGTTGTTGGATGGAATGACAAAAGTTTAAGATTTTTTTCTGAATTGATTGAAAAAGATACTGAGATTAACATAGGTGCAGAAAGCGAGGTAGAAATCAATTGTTTGGATGGAATATTTTATGAGAATGAAAAATTTATTCAAATAAGCGGGAACAGGGTTTTTGATAAAAAAAGATATTTTTCTAGCGGAAATGAAACATTAAAAAGATTTGTAATGAATATATCATTATTGTGCCCTGATACATTTACTTTACGACAGTTTGGGAGCAGTATCTTACATTCAATGGGGGTTAAATAATGGATGTTATTGAAGCTATAAAAAGAAGAAGAAGCATAAGAAAATTTATTAATAAAAAAATTCCCAGGAAAAAAATATTTAGATTAATTGAATTAGCCCAGTGGGCTCCAAGTGCATGCAATCAACAAGGCTGGAAATTTATAGTATTAAACGAAAAAAAAATAAAAGAAAAAATAGTAGAAAAAGCCAAATCTTCTCCATTAATATTGAAGGCTCCTACAACAATTCTAATTATTTATGAAAAAAACATTGCAACTGAGGAAAATGCAGACTTAATGAGTGCTTCTGCAGCAATACAAAATCTTTTATTAGCAGCAGAAAATGAAGGCATTTCAAGTGTATGGGTATCACATGTAGGCAAAGAAGAAATACTAAAAAAAATCTTAGGAATACCAAAATATTATTTGATTGTTTCATTTGTATTGTTAGGTTATTCAAATGAAAAAATAATTGCTCCTGAAAGAAAAAAGCCACAAGAAATAATCTCATTTAATAAATTTGAATTTAACAGATGTGGGCTCCCACTAAGCATTTCCCCAACAGAATGGAATACAAAACAGATAATCGAATTCAGAGATAAAACAATAAGACAAACATCTGCTAACGCCAACTCTTTTTCGTACGGAACAAAAAAAGAGTTTGAAAGCGAAATAAAAATAGTATTAAATCTTTTAAACAATAAAAAAGTTGTAGAGCTGCTACCTTATAATGGTACACATATGGTCAGATTGTTAAAAGAAAAAAAATTTGATGAATACAAAATAATCGAAATGTCCAGGCAGCCAATTATATTTATTAATGAAAGAATTAAAGCAGATAATTTGAAACAAAAGATTACCCCAATAATATCAAATTTTCCAACTCTGCAAATCAATTCTAACAGTTATGAAATGATTCTCTGCTTTCAAAAACTTGAAGCCCTCCCAGATTTAAAAATAATTTCTGAACTTAACAGGATAATAAAACCTAACGGAAAATTAATTATTTCTTTTCGAAATAAGGAAAGTTTCTTTGGGGTCTGGTTACTGGCAAAGCGGTTCACACGTAAAAAAGAAAAAGCTTGGGAAATTTTTGAGCCGATAAGTTACTCTAAAATTAAAAGAATTCTAAACAAAAATAAATTTGAAATTAAACAGGAATTCGGGATATCCCCCTCTCCATTTGAAAGGGGAAAAATTATAAGGGATTTTACGGCCAGATTCTGCAAAATCATAATAATGGAATGCATTAAAACCTAGTTAAAAAAATAATTTGCAGAGTTTAAATTATACACACTAATCAATTTTTATGAATTCGCCAAAATCTTGCCCCTGGGTGCATGATTTGCAAAGCGGAAATTCCCTATTAACAATTTTTTTCTGCCGTTCTTTGCATGTTTTGCTTTTAAGCAGTTCTATAATTTTTTTCCCCTTAACTGTTCCAAAATTATATTCCCCTTTTATATCATAGCAACACAAGCCCATCTGCCCATTCCATCGAATTACAGCCTTATTAAAAATAAAATCACAAATTGTTCTTTTTGTTTTTTTTGTATCTCTCTGAAATTTTTTGTTTTCGGGCAACAACTTTAATACATTCGCTGGCTCTATAATCATTGAATGCAATTTTTTCAGCAACAAATAATTTATATTGTATTCTTTACAAAAACTTATTGCCTTTGGGATTTCTTTTTCATTATATTTTGTGACTATATAATTTAGTATTATTTGGGGTTTTTTTGTTTTG
Proteins encoded:
- a CDS encoding oligosaccharide flippase family protein: MSTEKLIIKNSLIVISNTLFTNFIAFLTTLIFIRFLGVTEFGMLTLALSAISLIEMIIDFGISGVLISDIAVEIGKKKYGAVKSLILRFSQMQLLLAGILFLITFLFSSDLAGFFPVIQNITTILKLISFMLLIFAVKNIFIVCFNSHSKFNYLTLLQSGDSLSRLGLICIFFFIFHIRTIEFVILAYIIAGLVSIFISAPFFIKTLYYLKNTPRIKANLFINLIKGHGKYNVIIGQIKNLQVNLPYWIINLILGINAVAIYSTAVKLQYFFLIIIDAIDMIFAPLIASIITTKEKVKIIYKKISKYGLWLSILMLILAFTVVPTAAIIFFGSKYIESIPVFLILILILPFGAINISIRPIYFAYKEQKTLTKVYIFSLLLMLFLMYIFIIPFGLIGIAIGYLVATSLDFLIRRHILKIKYLISIDTKEFFRFDKYDSKILKKVINKITIRSMFSKNK
- a CDS encoding glycosyltransferase, with translation MASVIIPMFNGEKTIKKCIDSILNQKIELNYEVILVDDGSTDNTKNIIREKYGKNKKIKLIEQSHAGPAKARNLGAKKAGGEILVFTDSDCEAESNWLKEILKPFKNKNIAGVQGAYKTKQDCIIARYVQIEIEDRYEKMRKEKFVDWIGSYAAAYKKDIFIKLGGFDENFPSASGEDPDISYKMQERKLNLVFNQEAIVYHKHPESLFYYLKVKFYRAFYRIPLYNKHKQKIVKDSYTPKIMKFQIGMVYGIFLFSILSAFNILYAEINAVLLLIYIISLFPFTVFSLKKDLKVGIISPFIVSLRNIVFCFGLIAGILGVEK
- a CDS encoding nitroreductase family protein, with translation MDVIEAIKRRRSIRKFINKKIPRKKIFRLIELAQWAPSACNQQGWKFIVLNEKKIKEKIVEKAKSSPLILKAPTTILIIYEKNIATEENADLMSASAAIQNLLLAAENEGISSVWVSHVGKEEILKKILGIPKYYLIVSFVLLGYSNEKIIAPERKKPQEIISFNKFEFNRCGLPLSISPTEWNTKQIIEFRDKTIRQTSANANSFSYGTKKEFESEIKIVLNLLNNKKVVELLPYNGTHMVRLLKEKKFDEYKIIEMSRQPIIFINERIKADNLKQKITPIISNFPTLQINSNSYEMILCFQKLEALPDLKIISELNRIIKPNGKLIISFRNKESFFGVWLLAKRFTRKKEKAWEIFEPISYSKIKRILNKNKFEIKQEFGISPSPFERGKIIRDFTARFCKIIIMECIKT
- a CDS encoding glycosyltransferase family 4 protein, with amino-acid sequence MKVLHISNRFWPCIGGVEKVVEQICLGLKKQGIQAEVLCLNKCGQGQKKLKDFETFKGIKIHRINFIELKYYKIAPQALNFVKDYDILHIHGLGFFLDFLVLTKYLHKKKIVLHTHGGIFHTKKIMTLKKFYFNFWVKQLLKKADRVIAVSKNDYDLFEKITRRKKMTLIENGIDFDFWAKTENKKHNGINFIFVGRISKNKQIDLLIKAISELKKLSPHTKFKLVIVGEDWGALKKGLTELRNQLGLEKEVKFLGGKTDKEIRKIYSEGDFLVSASAYEGFGLSVLEGMTAGLIPIVNNIGSFNYIIKNKKNGFIVDFKNPKETARKILRIIKIKNREAIKKKAKEKASHARWENKIKQLIDIYKLV